A genomic window from Rhizobium sp. EC-SD404 includes:
- the pdeM gene encoding ligase-associated DNA damage response endonuclease PdeM, which translates to MPGRTIAIEIAGVEVVCDALGVAYLEKSGTLIVSDLHLEKGAAFARRGMMLPPYDTAATLDLLEAAIRRYEPKAVISLGDSFHDRVGAAHMPAIYEERLRHAMTGRQWFWISGNHDPERPANLPGEATDALYVDGLCFRHEPTARRAECRGEIAGHLHPSARVVRRGRAVRRPCFASDGTRLVMPAFGVTTGGLDLRHRAMQGLFDRATLSAHLLGRERLYSVRFANLIG; encoded by the coding sequence ATGCCGGGCCGCACGATCGCCATCGAGATCGCGGGTGTCGAGGTCGTGTGCGACGCGCTCGGCGTGGCCTATCTGGAAAAAAGCGGCACCTTGATCGTGTCCGACCTGCACCTGGAAAAAGGCGCGGCCTTCGCCCGGCGCGGCATGATGCTGCCGCCCTACGATACGGCCGCGACCCTCGACCTCTTGGAAGCGGCCATCCGGCGCTACGAGCCGAAGGCCGTGATCAGCCTTGGCGACAGTTTCCATGACCGCGTCGGCGCCGCCCACATGCCTGCCATCTATGAGGAGCGACTGCGCCACGCCATGACGGGTCGGCAATGGTTCTGGATTTCCGGCAACCACGATCCGGAGCGACCGGCCAATTTGCCGGGCGAGGCGACCGATGCGCTTTATGTCGACGGCTTGTGTTTCCGCCACGAACCCACGGCACGCCGCGCCGAATGCCGCGGCGAAATCGCCGGTCATCTGCATCCCTCCGCGCGCGTCGTGCGCCGGGGTCGTGCGGTGCGCCGCCCGTGCTTCGCCTCCGACGGCACCCGCTTGGTCATGCCGGCCTTCGGCGTGACCACCGGCGGGCTCGACCTGCGCCATCGCGCCATGCAGGGCCTGTTCGACCGCGCGACGCTGTCGGCCCATCTTCTCGGCCGCGAACGCCTCTATTCGGTGCGCTTCGCCAATCTGATCGGATAG
- a CDS encoding TIGR02186 family protein: MTRLATFFGIIFCLFAGQALAQQREPTERLDIGVSTNEIAITSDFTGADITVFGALDSADPFLLELGEYDIVVALVGPQRQTTVWRKERVLGIWVNRRSMEFEPVAASYSLSSTRPVERITDAIVLDRYEIGSSNIRLVPTGAIGDGSNIAVFRDALRRLKQTSGLYEAAPHGVDFVSSSLFRASIRLPANVPLGDHTIRAYLFKSGNFVMERDLPLRVVKTGLEQFIYSAAYEDSLLYGIVCVALAMLTGWLGSIIFRKN, from the coding sequence ATGACGCGGCTCGCAACATTTTTCGGGATCATCTTCTGCTTGTTTGCAGGGCAAGCGCTTGCCCAGCAACGTGAGCCCACCGAACGACTGGACATCGGCGTTTCGACCAACGAGATCGCGATCACCTCCGATTTTACGGGGGCAGACATCACCGTGTTCGGGGCGCTGGACAGTGCCGACCCGTTTTTGCTGGAGCTCGGCGAATACGACATCGTCGTTGCGTTGGTCGGCCCGCAGCGCCAGACGACCGTGTGGCGCAAAGAGCGCGTTCTCGGCATCTGGGTGAACCGTCGCTCGATGGAGTTCGAACCGGTCGCGGCATCCTATTCACTGTCGAGCACTCGCCCGGTGGAGCGGATCACCGATGCGATCGTGCTCGATCGTTATGAAATCGGGTCCAGCAACATCCGGCTGGTCCCGACCGGAGCCATCGGCGACGGCAGCAATATCGCAGTGTTTCGCGATGCGCTCCGACGCCTGAAGCAGACGAGCGGGCTTTATGAAGCCGCACCGCACGGCGTCGATTTCGTCAGTTCGAGCCTGTTTCGCGCATCCATCCGCCTGCCGGCCAACGTGCCGCTCGGCGACCACACGATCCGCGCCTATTTGTTCAAGAGCGGCAATTTCGTGATGGAGCGCGATCTTCCACTGCGCGTCGTGAAAACGGGGCTGGAGCAGTTCATCTATTCCGCGGCCTACGAGGACTCGTTGCTGTACGGCATCGTCTGCGTGGCGCTCGCCATGCTGACCGGCTGGCTCGGCAGCATCATCTTCCGCAAGAACTGA
- a CDS encoding sulfite exporter TauE/SafE family protein: MTIYLPIAELSVNIFVILGMGAAVGFLSGMFGIGGGFLITPLLIFYNIPPAVAVATGANQVVASSFSGSLWHFKRGSLDIKLGVVLLIGGIAGAGLGIWIFTLLRRLGQLDLIVSLMYVLFLSVVGGLMLWESIISLRRAARKETVALRKPGQHIWVHRLPMKMRFKKSKLYLSVIPVIALGFAIGVLTSVMGVGGGFIMVPAMIYLLRIPTNVVIGTSLFQIIFVTAFTTIMQATTNYSVDIVLAFLLMVAGVIGAQYGVRVGQKLRGEQLRALLALLVLAVGMRLGLDLLLPPDEVYSVILEEAAF, translated from the coding sequence GTGACCATCTACCTGCCGATCGCAGAATTATCGGTCAACATCTTCGTCATCCTCGGCATGGGCGCTGCGGTCGGATTCCTGTCGGGCATGTTCGGCATCGGCGGCGGCTTTCTCATCACACCGCTTTTGATCTTCTACAACATTCCTCCCGCGGTCGCCGTCGCCACCGGCGCAAACCAGGTTGTCGCGTCGTCCTTTTCCGGCTCGCTCTGGCATTTCAAGCGCGGCTCGCTCGATATCAAGCTTGGGGTCGTGCTGCTGATCGGCGGCATTGCCGGGGCGGGGCTCGGAATCTGGATATTCACGCTTCTGCGGCGGCTAGGTCAGCTCGATCTGATCGTCTCGCTGATGTACGTGCTGTTCTTGTCGGTCGTCGGAGGCCTGATGCTTTGGGAAAGCATCATTTCCCTCCGCCGTGCGGCGCGCAAGGAAACCGTGGCGCTTCGCAAGCCCGGCCAGCACATCTGGGTGCACCGGCTTCCAATGAAGATGCGCTTCAAGAAATCGAAGCTCTATCTCAGCGTCATCCCGGTCATCGCGCTCGGTTTCGCCATCGGCGTTCTTACGTCAGTGATGGGCGTCGGCGGCGGTTTCATCATGGTTCCGGCGATGATCTATCTCCTGCGCATCCCGACCAATGTCGTCATCGGGACGTCGCTGTTCCAGATCATCTTCGTCACGGCCTTCACCACCATCATGCAGGCGACGACCAACTATTCGGTCGATATCGTTCTGGCGTTTCTTCTGATGGTGGCAGGCGTCATCGGTGCGCAATACGGTGTGCGGGTCGGGCAGAAGCTGCGCGGCGAGCAGTTGCGGGCGCTTCTGGCTCTGCTTGTGCTCGCGGTCGGCATGCGTCTCGGCCTCGACCTCTTGCTGCCGCCCGACGAAGTGTATTCGGTGATCCTGGAAGAGGCGGCGTTCTAG
- a CDS encoding peptidoglycan-binding protein, which produces MNDTSRDTRSQSQGSSPFDALNKTLEALESRLDGIMASKSQRAPGTLTPSSTRVEPISVQETPAANLQNEAVAQIKERQRRLDAFRSKAAERREALVARPPVEPAAAAHMPQAGGAQMESLLDNFGRNLRDDMRRDLGEDVARHLGSLRGDLMQLKTLEQLESLPSELHAGLVSIEQKLSALSESDGGDALVELRAEVRSISAIVDGLAKDETVRGLDNRWSEICDLISEIDPATMRDEIAVMVKRLDEMQVLMNGLPDGGWTRQIGAEMRTIAGAVEMIAGQGSDMEGVGRELDRVNLRLDEISQAILTVSDKADMAIDNARLERIEALLADLGSQDEAVAGGIAAALTPHLALLADQIERLGEGGTDSEVMSRLDALSHQVAALSNGANQEPPQEVVRHLEHISEQIETLAVAQASVDFDRLEALVDRAEARLSDPLPVAGLESLHRQLDEITSRLDRNAETSAPASDDAMRSLEAQILSLSEHLSDRSGLAGLEPRLAAIETHMTHGRQDVIEAASRAAEQAVAAFLESGADEYEGSADDLTAVTGLAEDLRALEKLTRMSNDRSARAFDAVHDTLMKIAERLESLDRGLNVSREMPVAAAAFAAPAFAAHAAEPEIEAQEPLSAKAANVVKADQTALGKTVSTTAVMAAATASAASAEAQTPRSLIGRIADKVRPRRQPAEAEIVSSAELAASPSEVRETVEPTPPIDPSQQIDAGIANEPLEPGSGTPDLNRILQRVRDQQTSGSRVGNSVYSEDDRADFIAAARRAAQAAAADVENTGRKQLATKSDDKRTDGGSSSRRRPILIAVGAILLAVMSYPLIADMMGGDASQNDVPVAVQSVAPAETDSAAVSSGAETGSEAAPEIAAETVEPVQAPVAETPTIAEPSPGRTAGLSQQAFAPSTDDEAAMTTSSLDRDNSAPVTPSSLDTPSSDANAPAVTDEATAPTTEGPSADAPAEMTPETAAQTDPAERSARIAALPDGAGTAALLAAAEAGEGRALFEIASRYMEGRGVEESVDQAAQWYLDAARQGLAPAQYRIGNFYERGTGVERDPAEAARWYREAALGGNVSAMHNLAVLHASGGVDGNSDFDEAARWFAMAAEHGVSDSQFNLAVLYARGSGVEQDLGQSYKWFAIAADQGDADAANKRDEVANAMTPEALERARAEVELWEPQAVDPASNAVELPEEWGVSQTRTATIDMADAVRNIQRILNDRGFDAGSPDGVIGAKTTAAIRAFQEANELEPTGRIDAPLVEALLAQTDAG; this is translated from the coding sequence ATGAACGATACCTCACGCGATACCCGCAGCCAGTCGCAAGGATCCTCGCCTTTCGATGCGTTGAATAAGACGCTCGAAGCGCTCGAGAGCCGCTTGGACGGAATCATGGCGTCGAAAAGCCAGCGTGCGCCGGGTACCTTGACGCCGAGTTCAACGCGTGTCGAACCGATCAGTGTCCAGGAGACACCGGCTGCCAATCTCCAGAATGAGGCGGTTGCGCAGATCAAGGAGCGCCAGCGCCGCCTCGACGCCTTCCGCTCGAAAGCCGCCGAGCGCCGTGAGGCTCTTGTCGCCCGGCCCCCGGTCGAACCGGCTGCAGCTGCGCACATGCCCCAGGCGGGCGGCGCCCAGATGGAAAGCCTGCTGGATAATTTCGGCCGAAACCTGCGTGATGACATGCGCCGCGATCTCGGCGAAGACGTCGCGCGCCATCTCGGTTCGCTGCGCGGCGACCTCATGCAGCTGAAGACGCTCGAGCAGCTCGAAAGCCTGCCATCCGAGCTTCATGCCGGGCTGGTTTCGATCGAACAGAAGCTCAGCGCACTTAGCGAAAGCGACGGCGGCGACGCCTTGGTGGAATTGCGCGCGGAAGTCCGCAGCATCTCAGCAATCGTCGATGGTCTCGCCAAGGATGAGACCGTGCGCGGCCTGGACAATCGCTGGAGCGAAATCTGCGACCTGATCAGCGAGATCGATCCAGCCACCATGCGCGACGAGATCGCCGTCATGGTCAAGCGGCTGGACGAGATGCAGGTTCTGATGAACGGCCTGCCCGACGGTGGCTGGACACGTCAGATCGGCGCCGAAATGCGCACGATCGCCGGTGCCGTCGAGATGATCGCCGGGCAAGGCTCGGACATGGAAGGCGTCGGCCGGGAACTCGACCGTGTGAATTTGCGGCTGGACGAGATTTCCCAGGCGATCCTTACGGTTTCCGACAAGGCCGACATGGCAATCGACAATGCTCGGCTGGAGCGCATCGAAGCTCTTCTGGCCGACCTTGGGTCTCAAGACGAAGCCGTCGCCGGTGGTATCGCTGCCGCATTGACGCCTCACCTGGCGCTTCTGGCCGACCAGATCGAACGGCTGGGCGAGGGCGGTACGGACAGCGAAGTGATGAGCCGGCTCGATGCGCTCTCGCATCAGGTGGCCGCGCTCTCCAACGGCGCCAATCAGGAGCCGCCGCAGGAGGTGGTGCGACACCTCGAGCACATTTCCGAGCAGATCGAGACCCTGGCTGTTGCCCAGGCGAGCGTCGATTTCGACCGGCTCGAAGCCTTGGTCGATCGTGCCGAAGCGCGGCTTTCGGATCCGCTGCCTGTTGCCGGACTGGAAAGCCTGCACCGGCAACTGGACGAGATCACGAGCCGCCTCGATCGCAACGCCGAGACGTCTGCTCCGGCAAGCGACGATGCGATGCGCTCGCTGGAAGCACAGATTCTCAGCCTCTCGGAGCATCTTTCCGATCGCTCGGGTCTTGCCGGTCTCGAGCCGCGCCTTGCCGCGATCGAAACGCATATGACGCATGGCCGCCAGGACGTGATCGAAGCAGCAAGTCGTGCTGCCGAACAGGCGGTTGCCGCCTTCCTCGAAAGCGGCGCGGACGAGTATGAGGGCAGCGCCGACGATCTCACGGCAGTGACCGGTCTTGCGGAAGATCTCCGGGCGCTCGAGAAGCTGACCCGGATGAGCAACGATCGCAGCGCGCGCGCCTTCGATGCCGTCCACGACACGCTCATGAAGATCGCCGAGCGTCTCGAAAGCCTTGACCGCGGACTGAATGTTTCACGCGAGATGCCTGTCGCGGCTGCCGCCTTTGCGGCGCCCGCTTTCGCCGCACATGCTGCCGAGCCGGAAATCGAAGCACAGGAACCGCTGTCCGCCAAGGCAGCCAATGTGGTCAAGGCCGACCAGACGGCGCTTGGCAAGACGGTCAGCACAACCGCCGTCATGGCGGCTGCAACCGCGTCGGCGGCATCTGCCGAGGCGCAAACGCCGCGCTCGCTGATCGGCCGCATCGCCGACAAGGTCCGTCCTCGCCGCCAGCCCGCTGAAGCGGAAATCGTGTCGAGCGCTGAACTTGCAGCCTCGCCTTCCGAAGTCCGCGAAACCGTCGAGCCGACGCCGCCCATCGACCCGAGCCAGCAGATCGATGCGGGGATTGCGAACGAGCCGCTGGAGCCTGGCTCGGGAACGCCGGACCTCAACCGCATTCTGCAGCGCGTGCGTGATCAGCAGACCAGCGGATCGCGCGTCGGCAACAGCGTCTACAGCGAAGACGACCGCGCGGATTTCATCGCTGCCGCTCGCCGTGCCGCTCAGGCCGCCGCTGCCGATGTCGAGAATACCGGCCGCAAGCAGTTGGCGACCAAAAGTGACGACAAGCGGACTGACGGTGGATCATCGTCGCGCCGCCGTCCCATCCTGATCGCGGTTGGCGCCATCCTGCTTGCGGTGATGTCTTATCCTTTGATTGCCGACATGATGGGCGGCGACGCTTCCCAGAACGATGTGCCTGTCGCGGTTCAGTCGGTCGCTCCAGCCGAGACGGACAGCGCCGCTGTCTCCTCGGGCGCGGAAACGGGCTCCGAAGCTGCACCTGAAATTGCCGCCGAAACCGTCGAGCCAGTGCAGGCACCGGTCGCTGAAACGCCCACAATCGCTGAGCCGTCACCCGGACGCACGGCAGGTCTTTCGCAGCAGGCTTTCGCTCCGTCGACGGATGACGAGGCCGCCATGACGACGTCCAGCCTGGATCGCGACAATTCCGCGCCGGTGACGCCGTCCAGTCTCGATACGCCATCGAGCGACGCCAATGCGCCGGCGGTGACCGATGAGGCGACAGCGCCGACCACCGAGGGCCCCAGTGCCGATGCGCCGGCTGAAATGACGCCGGAAACGGCGGCGCAGACGGACCCTGCCGAACGGTCGGCCCGTATCGCCGCTCTGCCGGACGGTGCCGGAACGGCTGCACTGCTTGCTGCCGCCGAAGCCGGCGAAGGCCGGGCGCTGTTCGAAATCGCATCGCGCTACATGGAAGGTCGCGGCGTCGAAGAAAGCGTCGACCAGGCAGCACAATGGTATCTCGATGCCGCGCGGCAGGGGCTCGCCCCGGCGCAGTACCGGATCGGCAATTTCTACGAGCGCGGCACCGGCGTCGAACGCGATCCTGCAGAAGCTGCCCGCTGGTACCGCGAAGCGGCGCTGGGCGGCAATGTCAGCGCCATGCACAATCTTGCGGTACTGCACGCTTCCGGCGGCGTCGACGGCAATTCGGATTTCGACGAGGCTGCACGCTGGTTCGCCATGGCTGCGGAACACGGCGTCTCCGACAGCCAATTCAACCTGGCGGTACTCTATGCCCGTGGCAGCGGCGTCGAACAGGATCTCGGCCAGTCCTACAAATGGTTTGCCATCGCCGCCGATCAGGGTGATGCGGACGCGGCCAACAAGCGCGACGAAGTGGCAAATGCCATGACCCCGGAAGCGCTGGAACGGGCCCGCGCCGAGGTCGAACTTTGGGAACCGCAGGCAGTCGACCCTGCTTCCAATGCCGTCGAGCTGCCGGAAGAGTGGGGCGTTTCCCAGACCCGCACTGCGACAATCGACATGGCCGACGCTGTGCGCAACATCCAGCGCATTCTCAACGATCGCGGCTTCGATGCGGGCTCCCCGGATGGCGTCATCGGCGCAAAAACGACGGCAGCGATCCGCGCCTTCCAGGAAGCCAACGAGCTCGAGCCGACCGGCCGGATCGATGCGCCGCTCGTCGAAGCGCTGCTTGCCCAGACGGACGCTGGCTGA
- a CDS encoding MerR family DNA-binding transcriptional regulator, which yields MASHAAETDDGAFGPEDQLFRIGDLAAEFGVTLRTLRFYEDKDLLQPRRIGVTRLYSRRDRARLKLILLGKRLGFSLEEVRRMIELYDPEGRNKTQLKVALDKGGEQLQRLKDQRMEIDTAIRELEQTMAVVREMLSSST from the coding sequence ATTGCAAGCCACGCTGCGGAGACCGACGACGGCGCGTTCGGGCCGGAAGACCAGCTGTTTCGCATTGGCGATCTCGCCGCCGAGTTCGGCGTGACGCTGAGGACCCTTCGTTTCTATGAGGACAAGGATCTTCTGCAACCGCGCCGCATCGGCGTGACACGGCTCTATTCGCGCCGGGATCGTGCAAGGCTGAAGCTCATCCTGCTCGGCAAGCGTCTCGGCTTCTCGCTGGAAGAAGTGCGGCGGATGATCGAGCTTTACGATCCGGAAGGCCGCAACAAGACGCAGCTGAAAGTCGCGCTGGACAAGGGCGGTGAGCAGCTGCAACGCCTGAAGGATCAGCGCATGGAGATCGATACGGCCATCCGCGAACTGGAACAGACGATGGCCGTCGTGCGCGAGATGCTGTCGTCTTCGACGTGA
- a CDS encoding acyl-CoA dehydrogenase C-terminal domain-containing protein has protein sequence MPVYKAPVDDTLFILNDVLGFERYNNLAGFSDASSDIVEAVLQEGGKFAEEVLFPLNQVGDREGCERLADGQVKTPTGFKQAFEQYREGGWLGLAADPEYGGQGLPYALHTAVGEFMSSANMALMMYPGLTQGAIAAIQVHGSDEQKQAYLPKMIDGTWTGTMNLTEPHCGTDLGLLRTKAVPNGDGSYKISGQKIFISAGDHDMAENIVHLVLARIEGAPEGTKGISLFIVPKFKLDGGGAPGETNGVSCGSIEEKMGIHGNATCVMNYDEAEGYLVGTENRGLNAMFVMMNEARLAVGLQGHAIAEVAYQNAANYARERIQGRALSGAKAPEKKADPIIVHPDVRRTLMTIRAFNEAGRALLLWTALKSDIAHRSDDEKEKQAADDVLGLMTPIIKGVLTDKGFDHAVAAQQMYGGHGYIEEWGMSQFVRDARIAMIYEGANGIQALDLVGRKLGLNGGRAVMAFFKEVEDFCAENRENEKLSFFTKHLKKGLGDLQASTMWFMSNAMAKPDNAGAGSTDYMHLFGLVALGYMWAQMAKAASEKLAAGANGQSTYLENKLITAKFYMEKVMPETALRRSRIETGADSMMELAAEAF, from the coding sequence ATGCCCGTGTACAAGGCCCCGGTCGACGATACCCTGTTCATCCTGAACGATGTGCTGGGCTTCGAGCGGTACAACAATCTCGCCGGGTTTTCCGACGCATCGTCCGACATCGTGGAAGCCGTGCTGCAGGAGGGCGGCAAGTTCGCCGAAGAGGTCCTGTTTCCACTGAACCAGGTCGGTGACCGCGAAGGCTGCGAGCGCCTGGCCGACGGCCAGGTGAAGACGCCGACAGGCTTCAAGCAGGCCTTCGAGCAATACCGCGAAGGCGGCTGGCTCGGCCTCGCCGCAGATCCAGAATATGGCGGCCAGGGCCTGCCCTACGCGCTGCACACCGCCGTTGGCGAGTTCATGTCGTCGGCGAACATGGCACTGATGATGTATCCCGGCCTGACCCAGGGCGCGATTGCCGCGATCCAGGTCCACGGCTCGGACGAGCAGAAGCAGGCCTATCTGCCGAAGATGATCGACGGCACCTGGACCGGCACCATGAATCTGACGGAGCCCCATTGCGGCACCGATCTTGGCCTGCTGCGCACAAAGGCCGTGCCGAATGGCGACGGCTCCTACAAGATTTCCGGTCAGAAGATCTTCATCTCAGCCGGCGATCACGACATGGCCGAGAACATCGTCCATTTGGTGCTCGCCCGCATCGAAGGCGCGCCGGAAGGCACCAAGGGCATCTCGCTCTTCATCGTGCCGAAGTTCAAGCTGGATGGCGGCGGCGCTCCGGGCGAGACGAACGGCGTCTCCTGCGGCTCCATCGAAGAGAAGATGGGCATCCACGGCAACGCAACCTGCGTCATGAACTATGACGAAGCGGAAGGTTACCTGGTCGGCACCGAGAATCGTGGCCTGAACGCCATGTTCGTGATGATGAACGAAGCCCGTCTCGCCGTCGGCCTGCAGGGTCACGCGATCGCCGAAGTCGCCTACCAGAATGCGGCCAACTACGCCCGCGAGCGCATCCAGGGCCGCGCCCTGTCCGGTGCCAAGGCGCCTGAGAAGAAGGCCGACCCGATCATCGTCCATCCGGATGTGCGCCGCACGCTGATGACGATCCGCGCCTTCAACGAAGCCGGCCGTGCGCTGCTTCTCTGGACTGCGCTGAAATCCGATATCGCGCACCGTTCCGACGACGAGAAGGAAAAGCAGGCCGCCGACGACGTGCTCGGCCTGATGACCCCGATCATCAAGGGTGTTTTGACCGACAAGGGCTTCGACCACGCCGTCGCCGCGCAGCAGATGTATGGCGGTCACGGCTACATCGAAGAATGGGGCATGAGTCAGTTCGTGCGCGATGCCCGCATCGCCATGATCTACGAAGGTGCCAACGGCATCCAGGCGCTCGATCTCGTCGGCCGCAAGCTCGGCCTCAATGGCGGCCGCGCCGTCATGGCTTTCTTCAAGGAGGTCGAGGATTTCTGCGCCGAGAACCGCGAGAACGAAAAGCTTTCCTTCTTCACCAAGCACCTGAAGAAGGGCCTGGGCGACCTGCAGGCATCGACCATGTGGTTCATGAGCAACGCCATGGCGAAGCCCGACAATGCCGGTGCCGGTTCCACCGACTACATGCACCTCTTCGGTCTCGTCGCGCTCGGCTACATGTGGGCGCAGATGGCGAAAGCCGCATCCGAGAAGCTCGCCGCCGGCGCCAATGGCCAGTCGACCTATCTCGAGAACAAGCTGATCACCGCCAAATTCTACATGGAGAAGGTCATGCCCGAAACCGCGCTGCGCCGCTCGCGCATCGAGACCGGTGCGGATTCCATGATGGAACTGGCCGCAGAGGCGTTCTAA
- a CDS encoding acyl-CoA dehydrogenase family protein yields the protein MTLASEVIGTPLPAWRSDDVAMLEDMAMRWLTDEIAPHYERFEKQEMVDRESWTKAGEAGLLCASMPEEYGGSGGSYAHEAVIIEALGRTGTDGFGIALHNAIVAPYILHYGSEEQKQRWLPRMATGELVGAIAMTEPGAGSDLQGVKTTAKKDGNHYLINGSKTFITNGQHANLIIVVAKTDPAKGAKGTSLMVVETDEVEGFERGRNLDKIGLKANDTSELFFNDVRIPTSNMLGTEEGQGFIQLMEQLPQERLLIANQAIAMIERALAVTIDYVKERKAFGKAVIEFQNTQFKLAELKSEATMARVFVDHCVDQHLKGELTTTTASMAKYLLSDLQCRVADECLQLFGGYGYMNEYPIARMFRDARVQRIYGGTNEIMKLLIARSL from the coding sequence ATGACGCTCGCATCCGAAGTAATCGGCACACCCCTGCCCGCCTGGCGCTCCGACGACGTCGCCATGTTGGAAGACATGGCGATGCGGTGGCTGACCGACGAGATCGCGCCGCATTACGAGCGGTTCGAAAAGCAGGAGATGGTCGACCGCGAAAGCTGGACGAAGGCCGGAGAAGCAGGCCTGCTCTGCGCCTCCATGCCGGAGGAATACGGCGGGTCGGGCGGCTCCTACGCCCATGAGGCGGTGATCATCGAAGCGCTCGGTCGCACCGGCACGGACGGCTTCGGCATCGCGCTCCACAATGCGATCGTCGCGCCCTACATCCTGCATTACGGCTCCGAGGAGCAGAAGCAGAGATGGCTGCCGCGCATGGCCACGGGCGAGCTTGTCGGCGCGATCGCCATGACCGAGCCCGGTGCCGGCTCCGACCTTCAGGGCGTCAAGACGACTGCGAAGAAGGACGGCAACCACTATCTGATCAACGGTTCCAAGACCTTCATCACCAACGGCCAGCACGCCAACCTGATCATTGTCGTCGCCAAGACCGATCCGGCGAAGGGAGCCAAGGGCACCTCGCTGATGGTGGTGGAAACCGATGAGGTCGAAGGGTTCGAGCGCGGCCGCAACCTCGACAAGATCGGGCTAAAGGCCAACGACACGTCCGAGCTTTTCTTCAACGATGTCCGCATCCCGACGTCGAACATGCTCGGCACCGAAGAGGGCCAGGGCTTCATCCAGCTGATGGAGCAACTGCCGCAGGAGCGCCTTTTGATCGCCAATCAGGCGATCGCTATGATCGAGCGGGCGCTTGCCGTCACCATCGACTACGTCAAGGAACGGAAAGCCTTCGGCAAGGCCGTGATCGAGTTCCAGAACACGCAGTTCAAGCTTGCCGAACTGAAATCCGAAGCGACGATGGCACGCGTCTTCGTCGATCATTGCGTCGATCAGCACCTTAAGGGCGAGCTGACGACGACCACGGCGTCCATGGCCAAGTACCTCTTGAGCGACCTGCAGTGCCGGGTTGCCGACGAATGCCTGCAGCTCTTCGGCGGATATGGCTACATGAACGAATACCCCATCGCCCGCATGTTCCGCGACGCCCGCGTCCAGCGGATCTACGGCGGCACCAACGAAATCATGAAGCTTCTGATCGCCCGCTCGCTTTGA
- a CDS encoding acetyl-CoA C-acetyltransferase — protein sequence MADVYVYDHVRTPRGRGKKDGSLHEVPSVRLGAHVLKEVRDRNGLDTATVDDIIFGCVDAVGEAGGDIAKASSFEAGYKTQAPGIQINRFCASGLDAINFGAAKIAQGADDIVIAGGVESMSRIGLGMAGGAWFMDPSVAFPAYFMPQGVSADLIATKYGFSRDDVDAYAVESQKRAAKAWDKGYFRQAVAPVKDINGMTILDHDEHMRPSTDMQGLASLNASFVMPGEMGGFNAVGIQAHPEIEAVNHVHHAGNSSGIVDGAGVVLLGSKKGGKSMGLKPRARIKAFANIGSDPALMLTGPVDVTEKLLKRAKMKLEDIDLFELNEAFAAVVLRYMQAFDISHDKMNVNGGAIAMGHPLGATGAMILGTVLDELERRDLNTALVTLCIGAGMGTATIIERV from the coding sequence ATGGCCGATGTCTATGTTTACGATCACGTCCGCACCCCGCGCGGCCGCGGCAAGAAGGACGGCTCGCTGCACGAGGTGCCGTCGGTGCGCCTCGGCGCCCATGTGCTGAAGGAAGTGCGCGACCGCAACGGCCTCGATACCGCAACCGTCGACGACATCATCTTCGGCTGCGTCGACGCGGTCGGTGAAGCCGGCGGCGACATCGCCAAGGCATCGTCTTTCGAGGCCGGCTACAAGACGCAGGCGCCCGGCATCCAGATCAACCGGTTCTGCGCCTCAGGCCTCGACGCCATCAATTTCGGTGCCGCCAAGATCGCGCAAGGCGCTGACGACATCGTCATCGCGGGCGGTGTGGAATCCATGTCGCGCATCGGCCTCGGCATGGCCGGCGGCGCCTGGTTCATGGATCCGTCCGTCGCTTTCCCGGCATATTTCATGCCGCAGGGCGTTTCGGCCGATTTGATCGCTACGAAATACGGCTTCTCGCGCGACGACGTCGATGCCTATGCGGTTGAAAGCCAGAAGCGCGCCGCCAAGGCTTGGGATAAGGGCTACTTCAGACAAGCCGTCGCCCCGGTCAAGGACATCAACGGCATGACGATCCTCGACCATGACGAGCACATGCGCCCGTCGACCGACATGCAGGGTCTCGCAAGCCTCAATGCCTCCTTCGTCATGCCTGGCGAAATGGGCGGCTTCAACGCCGTCGGCATCCAGGCACATCCGGAGATCGAGGCGGTCAACCACGTCCACCACGCCGGCAATTCCTCCGGCATCGTGGATGGCGCCGGCGTCGTGTTGCTCGGCTCAAAGAAGGGTGGCAAGTCCATGGGGCTGAAGCCCCGCGCCCGCATCAAGGCCTTCGCCAATATCGGCTCCGACCCGGCGCTGATGCTGACCGGCCCGGTCGACGTCACCGAAAAGCTCCTCAAGCGCGCCAAGATGAAACTCGAGGACATCGATCTCTTCGAGCTCAACGAAGCCTTTGCGGCCGTCGTCCTGCGCTACATGCAGGCCTTCGACATTTCGCACGACAAGATGAACGTCAATGGCGGTGCCATCGCCATGGGCCACCCGCTCGGCGCCACCGGCGCCATGATTCTCGGCACCGTGCTCGACGAGCTGGAACGCCGCGACCTCAACACTGCGCTGGTCACGCTCTGCATCGGCGCCGGCATGGGCACGGCGACGATCATCGAGCGCGTCTGA